Proteins from a single region of Caloramator sp. E03:
- a CDS encoding SIMPL domain-containing protein, protein MKEKSSIIISIIISVALIVSAAFISYGIRNVKSSKNTIIITGSAKRQIKSDFVKWTGYFSAYSSSLNEAYNVLKDSNNKVKKYLMSKGIEEKDIVFSSINTQVKNEILPYGMIGNKVEGYMLSQNVEIKSYNVDLITEISRESTELINQGVHFESYPPQYYYTKIAELKIDMLGLATNDAMQRAQQIAKNTNTKVGRLRAAKMGVFQITPLYSTEVSDTGIFDTSSIDKEITAVVNCEFEIK, encoded by the coding sequence ATGAAGGAAAAGAGCAGTATAATTATATCAATTATAATATCAGTAGCATTAATAGTATCAGCAGCATTTATATCCTATGGAATTAGAAATGTAAAATCATCAAAAAATACTATAATTATAACAGGTTCTGCAAAAAGGCAGATAAAATCGGACTTTGTTAAATGGACAGGATACTTTTCAGCCTATTCATCAAGCCTTAATGAGGCTTACAATGTACTTAAAGATAGCAATAATAAAGTAAAAAAATATCTTATGTCAAAAGGAATTGAGGAGAAGGATATAGTTTTTTCTTCAATTAATACACAGGTTAAAAATGAGATATTACCCTATGGAATGATTGGTAATAAAGTTGAGGGATATATGCTCTCACAAAACGTAGAGATAAAATCCTATAACGTAGATTTAATAACTGAAATTTCAAGGGAGTCAACGGAGCTTATAAATCAGGGAGTACATTTTGAGTCCTATCCTCCACAGTATTACTATACAAAAATAGCTGAACTTAAAATTGATATGTTAGGGCTTGCTACAAATGACGCTATGCAAAGAGCACAGCAAATAGCTAAAAATACCAATACAAAAGTAGGAAGGCTTAGAGCAGCCAAAATGGGAGTATTTCAAATAACACCTCTATATTCAACAGAGGTTTCTGATACGGGTATATTTGATACATCTTCTATCGATAAGGAAATAACAGCTGTTGTAAACTGTGAATTTGAAATTAAATAA
- a CDS encoding diguanylate cyclase — translation MSNCLKNKKILLLKNNCLPEDISDFLQNNGYIIKSIGFEISSINKEYENFSPDIVIICMKSEENLNNVQAVYKELKQMKTPIMFITNNTSETMFKKIKEISSYGFIVKDTDKYVILSIIETFLKIYKSNFKKTRNYNHWQFDEDSPVGILKCDAKGNIIYANKRVLEILGSPSIKETKKINLLNFPLLIKFGLSNKLKYCLENKKSKTFEIKYKSKWGKNLWLRIHIKTNINKNKVLGAQIILDDITDKKLKEERLKHLSNTDFLTNTYNRRYFNKRLEEEIERANITNRKFSLIMLDIDHFKKINDEFGHHAGDLVLKSIAQLIKNRIRKTDILARWGGEEFIILLPETEIKNAAILAEDLRNMINNLKFKDIGNVTVSLGVDNYHSDDTIDSIIKRVDKHLYASKSAGRNCVVTGI, via the coding sequence ATGAGTAATTGTTTGAAAAACAAAAAAATATTATTACTTAAAAACAACTGTCTACCAGAAGATATATCAGATTTTCTCCAAAACAATGGATACATTATAAAATCTATTGGTTTTGAAATAAGCTCTATAAATAAAGAATATGAAAATTTTTCACCGGATATTGTAATAATATGCATGAAGTCAGAAGAAAATTTAAATAATGTACAGGCAGTATATAAAGAATTAAAACAGATGAAAACTCCTATTATGTTCATAACAAATAATACATCCGAAACAATGTTTAAAAAGATTAAAGAAATTAGCAGTTATGGGTTTATTGTAAAAGATACAGATAAATATGTAATACTTTCCATAATTGAAACATTTTTAAAGATATATAAATCTAATTTTAAGAAAACAAGAAATTATAATCATTGGCAATTTGATGAAGACTCTCCAGTTGGAATTTTAAAATGTGACGCTAAGGGAAATATTATTTATGCAAATAAAAGAGTTTTAGAAATATTAGGTTCTCCAAGTATTAAAGAGACAAAGAAAATTAACTTATTAAACTTTCCTTTGCTAATTAAATTTGGCCTTTCAAATAAACTTAAATATTGTCTTGAAAATAAAAAATCAAAGACATTTGAGATAAAATATAAGTCTAAATGGGGTAAAAATTTATGGTTAAGAATACATATAAAAACAAATATAAATAAAAATAAAGTATTAGGTGCTCAAATAATTCTTGATGATATAACTGATAAAAAATTAAAAGAAGAAAGGCTTAAACATTTATCTAATACAGATTTTCTTACAAATACATATAATAGACGTTATTTCAATAAAAGATTAGAAGAAGAAATAGAACGTGCAAATATAACAAATAGAAAGTTTTCATTAATAATGCTTGATATTGATCATTTCAAAAAAATCAATGATGAATTTGGTCACCATGCTGGTGACTTGGTTCTAAAAAGTATAGCTCAATTAATAAAAAATAGAATACGTAAAACTGATATTTTGGCTCGTTGGGGTGGTGAAGAATTTATTATACTACTTCCTGAAACAGAAATAAAAAATGCTGCAATTTTAGCTGAAGATTTAAGAAATATGATAAACAACCTAAAATTCAAAGACATAGGTAATGTTACTGTAAGCCTTGGAGTTGATAATTATCATTCAGATGATACAATTGATTCAATAATAAAAAGGGTTGATAAGCATTTATATGCATCCAAATCTGCAGGAAGAAATTGTGTTGTAACTGGTATATAA
- a CDS encoding DUF6485 family protein — MVCDSKANCTCTYPCSRHGKCCECVLYHRKNGEVPGCFFSKEGEKTYNRSVENFYKDYKKNGL, encoded by the coding sequence ATGGTATGTGATTCAAAGGCAAATTGTACATGTACCTATCCGTGCTCAAGGCATGGAAAATGTTGTGAATGTGTATTATATCATAGAAAAAACGGTGAAGTTCCGGGATGCTTTTTTTCAAAAGAAGGGGAAAAGACATATAATAGGTCAGTTGAGAATTTTTATAAAGATTATAAAAAGAACGGATTATAA
- a CDS encoding TlpA family protein disulfide reductase produces the protein MNKKSIWMILIIAFIVIIGYSFTKIKSGEDETIINKQKNEQTEGQLNFAKDFELTNLNGEKVKLSDYKGKVIVLNFFATWCPPCKAELPGFVKVVDEYKDKDVVFLFTDIGEDSNTVRNFLKVNSYKFVPLMDYDGKISDMYSVRGIPTTYIISKGFEVKEQHVGFMDETALKDLIDASLKD, from the coding sequence ATGAATAAAAAATCAATTTGGATGATTTTAATTATTGCATTTATTGTAATTATTGGTTATAGCTTTACGAAGATTAAATCAGGCGAAGATGAAACGATTATTAATAAGCAAAAAAATGAGCAAACAGAAGGCCAGTTAAATTTTGCAAAAGATTTTGAACTCACTAATTTGAATGGGGAAAAGGTTAAGCTTTCTGATTATAAGGGAAAAGTAATTGTGCTAAATTTTTTTGCAACTTGGTGTCCACCGTGTAAAGCTGAACTCCCAGGGTTTGTTAAAGTTGTTGATGAGTATAAGGATAAAGATGTAGTTTTTTTATTTACTGATATAGGTGAGGATAGCAATACAGTTAGAAATTTTTTAAAGGTTAATAGTTATAAGTTTGTGCCTCTTATGGATTATGATGGAAAGATATCAGATATGTATAGTGTTAGAGGAATTCCAACAACATATATTATAAGCAAGGGTTTTGAAGTAAAAGAGCAACATGTAGGTTTTATGGATGAAACAGCACTTAAGGATTTAATTGATGCTTCACTTAAAGATTAA
- a CDS encoding lysoplasmalogenase: MDIFNIINDNKNKRYLSKSLLMPLLLLFYITYTKNLNYYVIFALIFSFLGDIFLLNDNKKNFMLGGASFLIGHTFYIISFIKEIEVHFKISLFHILLIVPYIIYGIYVYKTIIKNMKNLKITAILYMFIILFSSITCLLVILSGKQQLILSFLGTILFIVSDSLLGYSIFVHKNRYSDFLVMLTYVSAQTLLVFGFL, from the coding sequence ATGGATATTTTTAATATAATAAATGACAATAAAAATAAAAGATATTTATCAAAATCCCTCCTTATGCCTTTATTGCTTTTATTTTATATAACATATACTAAAAATCTAAATTATTATGTTATCTTTGCTTTAATATTTAGTTTTTTAGGTGATATATTTCTATTAAATGATAATAAAAAAAATTTCATGCTTGGTGGAGCATCATTCTTAATAGGACATACATTTTATATAATTTCTTTTATTAAAGAAATTGAAGTGCATTTTAAAATATCTTTATTCCACATCTTACTAATAGTACCCTATATCATATATGGAATATATGTATATAAAACAATAATAAAAAACATGAAAAATTTAAAAATAACAGCTATTTTATATATGTTTATAATATTATTTTCAAGTATAACTTGCCTTTTGGTAATATTATCTGGCAAACAACAATTAATCCTATCTTTCTTAGGTACTATATTATTTATAGTATCCGACTCACTCCTTGGATATAGCATATTTGTTCATAAAAATAGATATTCAGATTTTTTAGTTATGCTTACTTACGTTTCTGCCCAAACTTTATTAGTATTTGGTTTTTTATAG
- a CDS encoding DMT family transporter → MGLKNKSLIEVHIAVFLFGLAGLFGKLLYLPPMIIVLGRVVFSSIFLFFIMHILKKDIKLKEKKHYFYLILMGIILAIHWSTFFKSIQVSTVAIGLITFSTFPVFVILLEPYFFKEKIKFTDILTCLITFFGVVLVVPEFQLGNNLTQGILYGIVSGFTYAVLSIINRKYVKEYSGMIIAFYEQFVATIVLIPFLFIQKPVFQFKDILLLILLGTVFTGIAHSIFITSLKGIKTKTAAIISCLEPVYGIIFAAILLKEIPTLKEILGGIIILGTVFYSTISNNS, encoded by the coding sequence ATGGGTTTAAAAAACAAAAGTTTAATTGAGGTTCATATAGCTGTTTTTTTATTTGGGTTAGCAGGACTGTTTGGGAAATTGTTGTATTTACCACCAATGATTATTGTCCTTGGAAGAGTGGTATTTTCAAGCATTTTTTTATTTTTCATCATGCATATTCTTAAAAAGGATATAAAACTTAAAGAGAAAAAGCATTATTTTTATTTAATTTTAATGGGGATAATTTTAGCAATTCATTGGAGTACTTTTTTTAAATCTATTCAGGTGTCTACTGTTGCAATAGGGCTTATAACATTTTCAACTTTTCCTGTTTTTGTTATATTACTTGAACCTTATTTTTTTAAAGAAAAAATTAAGTTTACAGATATTTTAACATGCTTAATTACTTTTTTTGGAGTGGTTCTTGTTGTCCCAGAGTTTCAGTTAGGTAATAATTTAACTCAAGGAATTTTATATGGAATAGTTTCTGGTTTTACTTATGCTGTACTTTCGATTATTAATAGAAAATATGTAAAAGAATACTCAGGAATGATAATAGCTTTTTATGAGCAGTTTGTTGCAACAATTGTACTTATTCCATTTTTATTCATACAAAAACCTGTTTTTCAATTTAAGGATATATTGCTTCTTATATTATTAGGTACAGTTTTTACAGGAATTGCCCATTCAATATTTATAACCAGTCTTAAGGGTATAAAAACTAAAACAGCAGCTATCATATCTTGTCTTGAGCCAGTTTATGGAATTATTTTTGCTGCAATATTATTAAAGGAAATACCAACCTTAAAAGAAATACTTGGGGGGATTATAATTTTAGGAACTGTTTTTTACTCAACAATTTCTAATAATTCTTAA
- a CDS encoding cytochrome c biogenesis CcdA family protein, whose protein sequence is MRDITFGIIFFEGVASFLSPCFLPLIPIYLAYLSGEVKEKGLFRNSFSFILGFSLIFILLGATASGVGKFLITYRNFFDKILGIIIILMGLFYLDIIKSNFLMMERRFNIELKNEGFLKGFLLGVGLAFGWTPCIGPILASVLSMAASRSSLVYGIALLFVYSMGIAVPFIIMAYLIQRYNIKTNVLLKKAKLVKLITGIIMILTGLMLFTGYFNRLSGYLWRL, encoded by the coding sequence ATGAGAGATATTACTTTTGGAATTATTTTTTTTGAAGGAGTTGCATCTTTTTTATCCCCATGTTTTTTGCCTTTGATACCGATTTATCTTGCATATCTTTCTGGGGAGGTAAAGGAAAAGGGGCTTTTTAGAAATTCATTTTCATTTATATTAGGTTTTTCTTTAATTTTCATTTTACTTGGAGCTACTGCAAGTGGAGTGGGGAAATTTTTAATAACATATAGAAATTTCTTTGACAAGATATTAGGCATAATAATAATTTTAATGGGATTATTTTATTTAGATATTATTAAATCAAATTTTTTGATGATGGAAAGAAGATTTAACATTGAACTTAAAAATGAGGGATTTTTAAAGGGTTTTTTATTGGGTGTAGGGCTTGCATTTGGCTGGACGCCTTGTATAGGACCAATACTTGCGTCAGTTCTATCAATGGCTGCAAGTAGAAGTTCGCTAGTTTATGGAATTGCTTTATTATTTGTTTACTCTATGGGAATTGCAGTACCATTTATTATTATGGCCTACTTAATACAAAGATATAATATCAAAACAAATGTATTATTAAAAAAAGCAAAATTAGTTAAGTTAATTACGGGAATAATAATGATTTTGACGGGATTAATGCTATTTACTGGATACTTTAATAGGTTATCAGGTTATTTATGGAGGTTGTGA